In a single window of the Chionomys nivalis chromosome 11, mChiNiv1.1, whole genome shotgun sequence genome:
- the LOC130883984 gene encoding succinyl-CoA:3-ketoacid coenzyme A transferase 2A, mitochondrial-like, which translates to MAALRLLAWALPRGVSICRPPPALPHRLVLRFASDRYGRVHFYTDPVKAVEGVKDGATVMLGGFGLCGIPENLIGALKTKGVKDLKIVSTNVGLEDIGLGILLASKQVRRVVCSYLGENALCEKLFLEGELDLEMTPQGTLAERIRAGGAGLPAFYTPTGYGTLVQEGGAPIRYAPDGHLVTLSQPREVREFNGRHYLLEHAIRADLALVKGWKADRSGNVIFRGSARNFNVPMCKAADISVVEVEEIVDVGTFRPEDIHIPNIYVDRVIKGPKYEKRIERVITRDSQPAAASKPQDSIRTRIIKRAALEFEDGMYANLGIGIPLLATNFISPKMKIYLHSENGILGLGPYPLKNEVDADIINAGKQTVTVIPEGSFFASDDSFAMIRGGHIQLTMLGAMQVSKYGDLANWMVPGKKVKGMGGAMDLVSGNTKVVVTMEHCTKTKEPKILDKCTMPLTGKRCVDLIITEKAVFKVDPKKGLTLVELWEGTSMDDLKATTACSFKVCPNLKPMQQIKPDA; encoded by the coding sequence ATGGCGGCACTGAGGCTTTTGGCTTGGGCGCTCCCGCGCGGGGTCTCCATCTGCCGCCCACCGCCCGCGCTGCCCCACCGCCTTGTCCTCCGCTTTGCTAGCGACCGCTACGGACGGGTCCACTTCTACACGGACCCTGTGAAGGCGGTGGAGGGCGTCAAGGATGGGGCGACCGTCATGCTAGGAGGCTTCGGGCTCTGTGGCATCCCCGAGAACCTGATCGGCGCGCTGAAGACCAAGGGCGTGAAGGACCTGAAGATCGTCAGCACCAACGTGGGCTTGGAGGACATCGGCCTGGGCATCTTGCTGGCCTCCAAGCAGGTCAGGCGCGTGGTGTGTTCGTACCTGGGGGAGAACGCGCTGTGCGAGAAGTTGTTCCTGGAGGGCGAGCTGGACCTGGAGATGACGCCGCAGGGCACCCTGGCCGAGCGCATCCGCGCAGGAGGAGCGGGCTTGCCCGCTTTCTACACGCCTACGGGCTACGGCACGCTGGTGCAGGAAGGGGGCGCCCCGATCCGGTACGCGCCAGATGGCCACCTGGTCACCCTGAGCCAGCCGCGGGAGGTGCGCGAGTTCAATGGCCGCCACTACCTGCTGGAGCACGCCATCCGCGCCGACTTAGCCCTGGTCAAGGGCTGGAAAGCCGACCGTTCCGGCAACGTGATCTTCCGGGGCAGCGCGCGTAACTTCAACGTGCCCATGTGCAAGGCCGCGGACATCtctgtggtggaggtggaggagatcGTGGACGTGGGCACTTTCCGCCCAGAGGACATCCACATCCCCAACATCTACGTGGACCGTGTGATCAAGGGACCCAAGTACGAGAAGCGCATCGAGCGCGTGATCACGCGCGACAGCCAGCCCGCAGCCGCAAGCAAGCCACAGGACTCCATCAGGACGCGCATTATCAAGCGCGCGGCTCTCGAGTTCGAGGACGGCATGTATGCCAATCTGGGCATTGGGATCCCTCTCTTGGCCACCAACTTCATCAGCCCCAAGATGAAAATCTACCTGCATAGTGAAAACGGGATCCTGGGCTTGGGCCCGTACCCCTTGAAAAATGAGGTGGATGCCGACATCATCAACGCGGGCAAGCAGACGGTGACCGTGATCCCCGAGGGCAGTTTCTTCGCCAGCGATGACTCTTTTGCTATGATCCGCGGAGGACACATCCAACTGACCATGCTCGGTGCCATGCAGGTTTCCAAATACGGTGACCTGGCCAACTGGATGGTTCCAGGCAAGAAAGTGAAGGGCATGGGCGGAGCCATGGACTTGGTGTCGGGTAACACCAAAGTGGTGGTTACCATGGAACACTGCACCAAGACAAAGGAACCCAAGATCTTGGACAAATGCACCATGCCGCTGACGGGCAAACGCTGCGTGGACCTCATCATCACCGAGAAGGCCGTGTTTAAGGTGGACCCAAAGAAGGGGCTGACGCTGGTGGAGCTGTGGGAGGGCACGTCGATGGATGACCTCAAGGCCACCACAGCCTGCTCCTTTAAGGTGTGCCCCAACCTCAAGCCCATGCAGCAGATCAAACCTGATGCTTGA